Proteins co-encoded in one Nitratireductor kimnyeongensis genomic window:
- a CDS encoding peroxiredoxin: MTGPVKGSEAPDFALPADGGSEIKLSDFRGKNVVLFFYPKNDTSGCTAEAIDFTALKPEFDAVDTILLGMSPDSPKSHDKFKNKHALTVSLVSDQEKETLQSYGVWVEKSMYGRKYMGVERSTYLIDREGRIAETWRKVKVPGHAQSVLDAVRALEVDAR; this comes from the coding sequence ATGACAGGACCCGTCAAAGGAAGCGAAGCGCCGGATTTTGCGTTGCCCGCAGATGGGGGCAGCGAAATCAAATTGTCGGACTTCCGCGGGAAAAATGTCGTTCTCTTCTTCTACCCTAAAAACGACACCAGCGGCTGCACTGCGGAAGCCATCGACTTTACGGCACTCAAGCCCGAATTCGACGCCGTGGACACGATCCTTCTCGGAATGTCTCCAGACAGCCCGAAAAGCCACGACAAGTTCAAGAACAAACATGCACTTACGGTGTCTCTTGTTTCCGACCAAGAGAAGGAGACCCTTCAATCCTATGGGGTATGGGTCGAGAAAAGCATGTATGGGCGCAAATATATGGGGGTCGAGCGCTCCACCTACCTGATCGACCGGGAGGGCCGCATTGCAGAAACATGGCGCAAAGTGAAAGTGCCAGGTCATGCGCAGTCTGTTCTCGACGCTGTCAGAGCGCTTGAAGTGGATGCCCGCTAG
- a CDS encoding M23 family metallopeptidase has translation MRPQQSAVFGKRKEPHTIIIARGDRIRHFTVRPWIAALVGSAVGALAIGYLLATSYLVFRDDLIGATVARQARLQQAYEDRISALRAQLDRVTSRQLLDQQFMQERVGELLERQDQLTKRQSRLDPVLNRAGAELLPENPPVPEPRPKIKAESKPLLDPTTTGSIAVASFAPSQTGSVPWPLRSRSSQKREQLSAADKADYLFVKLNRALETIETDQIDSVRMLADGAYQTADAIAGTLEDVGLTIASDHREQNVGGPLLASTSALVFEDQVRELDEALSHLNQVKAKARRLPLASPAPGAQISSRFGARKDPFLGRLAHHSGIDFRAKRGASIHATGAGTVVKAGWNGGYGRMVEVDHGNGLTTRYAHMSKILVKTGDKVDVGTKVGKVGSSGRSTGPHLHYEVRRSGTALNPARFITAGRKIAKYLKNESGK, from the coding sequence ATGCGCCCACAGCAATCTGCGGTTTTTGGTAAACGTAAGGAACCCCACACGATCATCATCGCGCGGGGTGACAGGATCCGGCATTTCACGGTGCGGCCGTGGATCGCAGCTCTGGTCGGCTCTGCGGTTGGAGCGCTTGCTATAGGCTATCTTCTTGCCACCTCGTATCTGGTATTTCGTGACGATTTGATCGGTGCCACAGTTGCACGCCAGGCGCGGCTTCAACAGGCCTATGAAGATCGGATTTCCGCCCTGCGTGCGCAGCTTGATCGCGTGACAAGTCGGCAGCTTCTTGATCAGCAATTTATGCAGGAGAGGGTTGGTGAGCTGCTTGAACGGCAGGATCAGCTAACCAAGCGTCAGAGCCGGCTCGATCCGGTGCTCAACCGCGCAGGGGCGGAACTGCTCCCCGAGAACCCGCCCGTGCCCGAGCCAAGACCGAAAATCAAGGCCGAGAGCAAGCCCCTGCTTGATCCAACGACCACCGGCAGCATTGCAGTTGCTTCCTTCGCTCCTTCTCAGACAGGTTCGGTCCCCTGGCCACTCCGATCACGTTCCTCGCAGAAGCGTGAGCAATTGTCCGCCGCCGACAAAGCTGACTACCTTTTTGTGAAACTTAATCGCGCGCTGGAGACCATCGAAACAGATCAAATTGACAGTGTCAGAATGCTTGCTGACGGTGCCTATCAGACTGCCGATGCGATCGCCGGCACACTGGAGGATGTCGGCTTGACAATTGCCAGCGACCACCGGGAACAGAATGTCGGCGGCCCACTCCTGGCATCCACCTCCGCGTTGGTTTTTGAAGACCAGGTGCGTGAACTGGATGAAGCACTGTCCCATCTGAACCAAGTCAAGGCCAAAGCAAGGCGACTGCCTTTGGCGAGCCCGGCGCCCGGGGCCCAGATCTCAAGCCGATTCGGCGCACGCAAGGATCCCTTTCTCGGACGCCTTGCCCACCATTCAGGTATCGATTTCCGGGCAAAGCGTGGAGCCTCTATTCATGCAACCGGCGCAGGTACAGTGGTCAAGGCAGGCTGGAACGGTGGCTACGGGCGGATGGTGGAGGTCGATCACGGAAACGGTCTCACGACCCGGTATGCGCATATGAGCAAGATTCTCGTAAAGACCGGCGACAAGGTGGATGTGGGAACCAAGGTCGGAAAGGTCGGTTCCAGTGGCCGTTCGACAGGACCGCATCTCCATTATGAAGTGCGCAGATCCGGCACAGCCCTGAATCCCGCCCGCTTCATCACGGCAGGGCGCAAGATCGCCAAATATCTCAAAAACGAATCCGGAAAATAA
- the prfB gene encoding peptide chain release factor 2 (programmed frameshift): protein MRAETENLVDEIKQAISLLRRHLDWDAAVKRLDYLNSRAEEADLWNDPQEAQKLMRERQMLEENITGVRNLSQALEDNVGLIELGEEEGDASVISEAEAALKGLNEEIAARQVESLLSGEADGNDTYLEIHAGAGGTESQDWAQMLLRMYSRWAERRGMKVDVMEVHDGEEAGIKSATLLIKGRNAYGWLKTESGVHRLVRISPYDSNARRHTSFASAWVYPVIDDTIEIDIPESEVRIDTYRASGAGGQHVNTTDSAVRITHIPSGIVVQCQKERSQHKNRATAWDMLRARLYEEELKKREDAASVTEASKTDIGWGHQIRSYVLQPYQLVKDLRTGVESTSPQDVLDGKLDTFMEAALSQRVHGSDGAEVEDLT, encoded by the exons ATGCGCGCAGAAACCGAAAATCTTGTCGACGAAATCAAGCAGGCCATAAGCCTGCTGAGGAGGCATCTT GACTGGGATGCGGCGGTAAAAAGGCTCGATTATCTCAATTCTCGCGCTGAAGAAGCCGATCTGTGGAATGATCCACAAGAGGCCCAGAAGCTGATGCGCGAGCGTCAGATGCTCGAAGAAAACATAACCGGTGTCCGCAACCTGTCGCAGGCCCTGGAGGACAATGTCGGTCTCATCGAACTCGGTGAGGAAGAGGGCGATGCTTCCGTGATCTCGGAAGCCGAAGCTGCTCTCAAAGGTCTGAATGAAGAGATTGCCGCCCGACAGGTGGAGTCCCTGCTTTCCGGAGAGGCTGACGGAAACGACACCTATCTGGAAATCCATGCCGGTGCTGGCGGGACCGAGAGCCAGGACTGGGCGCAGATGCTTCTACGGATGTATTCGCGTTGGGCAGAGCGCCGCGGGATGAAAGTCGACGTGATGGAAGTCCACGACGGTGAAGAGGCAGGTATCAAGTCGGCGACGCTGTTGATCAAGGGGCGGAACGCCTATGGGTGGCTGAAGACGGAGTCTGGCGTACACCGCCTGGTTCGTATTTCCCCCTATGACAGCAATGCACGGCGCCACACATCTTTTGCCAGTGCCTGGGTTTATCCGGTTATTGATGACACGATCGAGATCGATATTCCGGAGTCTGAAGTTCGCATCGACACATACCGGGCGTCGGGGGCAGGCGGTCAGCACGTGAACACGACCGATTCGGCTGTCCGCATAACGCATATTCCCAGTGGTATCGTGGTGCAGTGTCAAAAAGAACGCTCACAGCACAAAAATCGCGCTACCGCATGGGATATGTTGCGCGCGCGCCTCTACGAAGAAGAGCTCAAAAAGCGTGAAGATGCAGCGAGTGTGACGGAGGCGTCCAAGACGGATATCGGCTGGGGGCATCAGATCCGCTCCTATGTTCTCCAGCCTTATCAATTGGTGAAAGACCTGCGTACCGGCGTTGAAAGCACCAGCCCTCAGGATGTTCTCGACGGCAAGCTGGACACATTTATGGAAGCTGCCCTGTCACAGCGTGTTCACGGCAGTGACGGCGCGGAGGTAGAGGACCTGACATAG
- a CDS encoding penicillin-binding protein 1A codes for MVRLIGYFFGVGIVLALLVAAGIALYVGDLTKDLPDYEVLAKYEPPVTTRVHAADGALMAEFARERRLYLPIQAVPDRVKAAFLSAEDKNFYKHPGVDVTGLARAVITNLQNFGSGRRPVGASTITQQVAKNFLLTSDQTMQRKIKEMVLSFRIEQAYSKDRILELYLNEIFFGLGSYGIAGAALTYFDKSVNELTLAEAAYLAALPKGPSNYHPFRYTERAVERRNWVIDQMVENGYATAEEGEKAKATGLNVSPRRRGTYLFAGEYFTEEVRRDIISRYGEDALYEGGLSVRTTLDPKLQLYARKALQNGLIRYDTLRGYRGPVTQIDASGDWGVPLGEIDALSDVPEWKLAVVLGTEDDKISIGIKPERTVSGALSEERETGTIALEDMKWAMRHVVNGERLKANKQSDVLKPGDVILVEKKKDTERAWQLRQVPEIEGALVAMDPHTGRVLAMVGGFSYADSQFNRATQAYRQPGSAFKPIVYAAALDNGYTPASVVLDAPISIQVGNEVWEPKNYGGKSAGPSTLRAGIERSRNLMTVRLAKDMGMQLVADYAEHFGIYDKMLPVLAMSLGSGETTVMRMVSAYAVMANGGKQIVPSLIDRIQDRYGKTVYKHDRRECAGCVASEWKGQEEPEIINDRDQVLDPMTAYQITSMMQGVVSRGTAVTVSELGRPIAGKTGTTNDEKDAWFVGYTPDLVVGVFMGYDTPRPMGRGSTGGGLAAPIFKDFMTNALKDMRPVDFQVPEGMNIIPIDRKTGMRAQAGQPGVIMEAFKPGTGPADSYWVIGMEDLEGAGGPRVISPQANRAVNSGAGGLY; via the coding sequence ATGGTACGTCTCATCGGGTATTTCTTTGGCGTTGGCATCGTGCTGGCGTTGCTGGTGGCAGCGGGCATCGCGCTATACGTCGGCGATCTTACAAAAGATCTCCCTGACTATGAGGTTCTTGCGAAGTATGAACCACCGGTGACCACCCGTGTACATGCTGCTGACGGCGCGCTCATGGCGGAGTTCGCACGGGAACGTAGACTTTACCTTCCCATTCAGGCCGTGCCTGACCGGGTCAAGGCCGCCTTCCTCTCTGCCGAAGACAAGAATTTCTACAAGCATCCTGGTGTGGATGTGACAGGCCTCGCGCGCGCGGTGATCACCAATCTCCAGAATTTCGGTTCGGGTCGCCGCCCCGTCGGCGCATCGACCATTACGCAGCAGGTAGCAAAGAACTTTCTGCTGACGTCCGACCAGACCATGCAGCGCAAGATCAAGGAGATGGTGCTCTCCTTCCGCATCGAACAGGCCTATTCCAAGGATCGTATTCTTGAGCTCTACCTGAACGAGATTTTTTTCGGCCTTGGCTCCTACGGCATCGCCGGAGCGGCGCTGACCTATTTCGACAAGTCTGTCAATGAACTGACACTGGCCGAAGCTGCCTATCTGGCCGCCCTGCCAAAGGGCCCATCCAATTATCACCCTTTCCGGTATACGGAGCGTGCAGTCGAACGCCGCAATTGGGTGATCGATCAAATGGTTGAGAATGGTTATGCGACTGCGGAGGAAGGCGAGAAAGCCAAGGCGACTGGCTTGAATGTCTCTCCCCGGCGTCGCGGAACATATCTTTTCGCAGGCGAGTACTTCACGGAAGAGGTTCGTCGCGACATCATTTCGCGCTATGGCGAAGACGCGCTGTATGAAGGCGGACTGTCCGTCCGCACGACGCTCGATCCGAAACTGCAGCTTTATGCCCGCAAGGCGCTGCAGAACGGTCTCATTCGCTACGATACGCTGCGCGGTTACCGCGGGCCGGTCACGCAGATCGACGCTTCAGGAGATTGGGGCGTGCCGCTCGGCGAGATAGACGCGTTGAGCGATGTGCCCGAATGGAAGCTTGCTGTCGTTCTGGGAACCGAAGATGACAAGATTTCCATAGGCATCAAGCCGGAGCGTACGGTTTCCGGTGCGCTCTCGGAAGAACGTGAAACAGGTACCATCGCGCTCGAGGACATGAAATGGGCCATGCGGCACGTCGTCAATGGCGAACGTCTCAAGGCCAACAAGCAATCGGACGTTCTGAAGCCCGGCGATGTGATTCTGGTCGAAAAGAAAAAGGATACGGAGCGGGCCTGGCAGTTGCGTCAGGTGCCGGAGATTGAAGGCGCTCTGGTTGCCATGGATCCCCATACGGGACGCGTCTTGGCAATGGTCGGTGGCTTTTCCTATGCTGATTCCCAGTTCAATCGGGCGACACAGGCCTATCGTCAGCCGGGCTCTGCCTTCAAACCCATCGTTTACGCGGCCGCACTCGACAATGGCTACACGCCGGCTTCGGTCGTGCTTGATGCGCCGATCTCGATCCAGGTTGGTAATGAGGTTTGGGAGCCGAAGAATTACGGCGGGAAATCAGCCGGTCCCTCGACATTGCGTGCTGGCATCGAACGCTCGCGCAATCTGATGACTGTGCGCCTGGCCAAGGACATGGGCATGCAACTGGTGGCCGACTATGCTGAGCATTTCGGTATCTACGACAAGATGCTTCCGGTGCTGGCCATGTCCCTTGGTTCAGGGGAGACGACGGTCATGCGCATGGTGTCGGCTTATGCTGTGATGGCAAATGGCGGAAAGCAAATCGTTCCGTCGTTGATCGACCGCATTCAGGACCGCTACGGAAAAACGGTCTATAAGCACGATCGCCGTGAATGCGCGGGATGTGTCGCAAGCGAGTGGAAAGGGCAGGAGGAGCCAGAGATCATCAATGATCGTGATCAGGTCCTCGACCCCATGACCGCTTACCAGATCACCTCGATGATGCAGGGCGTTGTCTCGCGTGGCACGGCGGTAACCGTCTCCGAGCTGGGGCGGCCGATTGCCGGCAAGACAGGAACGACAAACGACGAGAAAGACGCATGGTTCGTGGGCTACACACCCGATCTCGTCGTTGGAGTGTTCATGGGCTACGACACCCCGCGTCCGATGGGGCGTGGCTCCACCGGCGGTGGCCTCGCCGCGCCGATCTTCAAGGACTTCATGACAAATGCATTGAAGGATATGCGTCCTGTTGATTTTCAGGTGCCGGAAGGCATGAACATCATTCCCATTGATCGCAAGACGGGAATGCGCGCCCAGGCGGGACAGCCCGGTGTGATCATGGAAGCCTTCAAGCCCGGGACAGGGCCTGCCGACAGCTACTGGGTCATTGGTATGGAAGATCTGGAGGGAGCAGGGGGCCCCCGTGTCATTTCTCCGCAGGCCAATCGTGCCGTAAACTCGGGCGCTGGCGGCCTCTACTGA
- a CDS encoding N-acetylmuramoyl-L-alanine amidase, with protein MKIRTTHRNEVVLHRPTLFIWAFFAAITLAFNGAFGGEPALKAHDYKMAGDAQYTRIVIHFDEKPEFQWFLLRDPNRLVIDLPLTEFSFDPLELRPRGLVAAVQYGAVDAARARLLFRAVGPFSVEKAEVMKNETSDGFRLIIEIRASSADDFDAALRAAMLKPKAEGPGGGATGIQDRFTVALDPGHGGADGGARGINGTIEKQITLLFALELAGKLEETGRYRVVLTREDDRFLRLDERVRIAREKGADLFVSVHADAIAIRSVRGATVYTVSDKASDAEAAATAARENLSDEIAGKVPEEEQDEVEDILVDLIRRETHAFSIRFARTLIGRLSDTVQLVKNPHRYAGFRVLRAPDIPSVLLELGYLSNPEDEAQLRDPKWRAETMDAIVEAVGYFAKANGGAGG; from the coding sequence ATGAAGATTCGCACAACGCATCGCAACGAGGTGGTTTTGCACAGACCAACGCTATTCATTTGGGCTTTTTTTGCAGCGATCACTCTTGCTTTCAACGGTGCTTTTGGCGGAGAGCCTGCGCTTAAGGCGCATGACTACAAGATGGCTGGCGACGCTCAGTACACGCGCATCGTCATACATTTTGACGAGAAGCCCGAATTCCAATGGTTTCTATTGCGGGATCCCAACCGCCTGGTCATCGACCTCCCGCTGACGGAGTTTTCATTCGATCCTCTGGAACTGCGCCCGCGTGGTCTGGTTGCGGCTGTCCAGTACGGCGCTGTGGACGCGGCGCGCGCGCGTCTGCTTTTCCGCGCCGTGGGTCCGTTCTCCGTGGAAAAAGCCGAGGTGATGAAAAATGAAACCTCGGACGGGTTTCGCCTGATCATAGAGATCCGCGCCAGCTCGGCTGATGATTTCGACGCGGCGCTTCGTGCTGCCATGCTCAAACCAAAGGCTGAGGGGCCGGGGGGAGGGGCGACCGGGATCCAGGATCGCTTTACCGTTGCGCTTGATCCGGGACATGGCGGTGCGGATGGCGGCGCACGTGGCATCAACGGCACGATCGAAAAGCAGATCACGTTGCTGTTTGCGCTTGAACTGGCTGGGAAGCTGGAGGAAACCGGCCGCTATCGGGTCGTTCTGACACGGGAAGATGATCGTTTCCTGCGTCTCGACGAGCGGGTTCGGATTGCCCGCGAAAAGGGCGCGGATCTATTTGTCTCGGTGCATGCCGACGCGATCGCGATCCGCAGCGTGCGCGGTGCAACTGTGTATACGGTCTCAGACAAGGCATCGGATGCCGAGGCAGCGGCGACAGCCGCACGCGAAAACCTATCGGATGAGATCGCCGGCAAAGTGCCCGAAGAGGAGCAGGATGAAGTCGAGGACATTCTCGTTGATCTTATCCGGCGCGAAACGCATGCGTTTTCCATCCGTTTTGCGCGCACCCTCATCGGCAGATTGTCGGATACGGTTCAATTGGTGAAGAATCCGCATCGCTATGCGGGTTTCAGGGTCCTTCGTGCCCCTGATATCCCTTCGGTGCTTCTGGAACTAGGCTACCTGTCGAACCCGGAAGACGAAGCGCAGCTACGGGACCCAAAGTGGCGCGCCGAGACGATGGACGCCATCGTGGAAGCTGTCGGATATTTTGCGAAGGCCAATGGCGGGGCGGGCGGATGA
- a CDS encoding ribonuclease E/G, whose product MPNKMLIDASHPEETRVVVLRGNRIEEFDFESQDKKQLRGNIYLARVTRVEPSLQAAFVEYGGNRHGFLAFSEIHPDYYQIPVADRQALIEAEAAEAKADEDEDEGEPRQSQKGGRKRRRANTRKKSAKQDDAVADEEKIDASGEDDASEDEGDDKPTTMAAEATGDVVSEEPRAKRSRRGRSKDDGDLDEGNGDDEEENVDTVGADDALEEAQPSRRAARKNYKIQEVIKRRQILLVQVVKEERGNKGAALTTYLSLAGRYSVLMPNTARGGGISRKITNVQDRKRLKDVVKQLDVPQGMGVILRTAGANRTKAEVKRDYDYLMRLWEKVRTLTLESTAPALVYEEGSLIKRSVRDLYNKDIGEVLVAGEEGYREAKDFMRMLMPSHAKVVQPYREVTPIFAGNGIEAQLDRMLQPQVTLKSGGYIIINQTEALVAIDVNSGRSTKEHSIEDTALQTNLEAAEEVARQLRLRDMAGLIVIDFIDMEENRNNRAVEKRLKDCLKNDRARIQVGRISHFGLLEMSRQRIRASVLESTMQPCPHCGGTGHIRSDSSVALFVVRSIEEYLLKDARNNIAVRTPTPTALYLLNHKRANLVEMENRFGVSITVEADDEVGAQHFAITKQQPADKSGMEQPVPTAAIEVAEPEEAAAPSHEATNGEDGEPRKRRRKRKRRGGRNRNNNGEAATEQTQNDSTEHATVDENASHGNAGDETAAAEEVSETVTADGVEGERKKRHRGKRGGRKNRRESQPQDVAEDAENVASETVQADTSDHTEAASAEEAQKETPADSQQEAATAEKPAKKPRRRARKTSSPAAEGNTPDDTSNGATPTAEEKASEEVSTDTAASETDVTPAPKKRRTSTRRTSTKAKAENNETPTKDSVAAEAEPVVSSSETSESDRPRKTGWWQRKSFF is encoded by the coding sequence ATGCCGAACAAAATGCTTATAGATGCCTCCCATCCGGAGGAAACAAGGGTTGTCGTCCTTCGCGGTAATCGCATCGAAGAATTCGATTTCGAATCTCAGGATAAGAAACAGCTTCGCGGAAACATCTATCTGGCGCGTGTAACACGTGTCGAACCTTCACTTCAGGCTGCCTTCGTCGAATATGGTGGAAACAGGCACGGCTTTCTCGCCTTCAGCGAAATTCATCCCGATTACTATCAAATCCCCGTAGCGGACCGCCAAGCGCTCATTGAAGCCGAGGCAGCAGAAGCCAAGGCGGATGAAGACGAGGACGAAGGCGAACCGCGTCAGTCCCAGAAAGGCGGGCGGAAACGTCGCCGCGCCAACACGCGCAAGAAATCTGCGAAGCAGGACGACGCTGTAGCCGACGAAGAGAAGATCGATGCGTCTGGAGAAGACGACGCGAGCGAGGATGAAGGTGACGACAAGCCCACAACGATGGCTGCGGAGGCGACGGGAGACGTTGTTTCCGAGGAACCGCGCGCCAAACGCTCCCGCCGCGGTCGCTCCAAAGACGATGGCGACCTCGATGAAGGCAATGGCGACGACGAGGAAGAGAACGTTGACACCGTAGGCGCTGATGATGCTCTGGAAGAAGCGCAACCATCGCGTCGTGCCGCTCGTAAAAACTACAAGATCCAGGAAGTCATCAAACGCCGCCAGATATTGCTTGTTCAGGTGGTCAAGGAAGAACGCGGCAATAAGGGCGCGGCGCTCACCACCTACCTGTCGCTTGCCGGCCGTTATTCTGTCCTGATGCCGAACACTGCGCGTGGTGGCGGCATCTCGCGAAAGATCACCAACGTTCAAGACCGCAAACGCCTCAAGGATGTCGTGAAACAGCTTGATGTCCCCCAGGGCATGGGCGTCATCCTTCGCACGGCCGGCGCCAACCGGACAAAAGCTGAAGTCAAGCGCGATTACGATTATCTCATGCGTTTGTGGGAGAAGGTGCGCACCCTTACGCTCGAATCAACGGCCCCTGCCCTGGTTTATGAGGAAGGCAGTCTGATCAAGCGCTCTGTGCGCGATCTTTACAACAAGGACATCGGCGAAGTTCTGGTGGCTGGCGAGGAAGGTTATCGCGAAGCCAAGGATTTCATGCGGATGCTCATGCCGAGCCACGCAAAGGTTGTGCAACCTTATCGTGAGGTCACGCCGATTTTCGCAGGCAATGGCATCGAAGCGCAGCTGGATCGGATGCTGCAGCCCCAGGTGACACTGAAGTCAGGCGGCTACATTATCATCAACCAGACGGAAGCGCTGGTCGCGATCGATGTCAATTCCGGTCGTTCCACAAAGGAACACTCCATCGAGGACACCGCCCTCCAGACCAATCTGGAAGCCGCGGAAGAGGTAGCGCGACAGCTGCGCCTGCGGGATATGGCGGGGCTGATTGTCATCGACTTCATCGACATGGAGGAAAACCGGAACAACCGTGCGGTCGAGAAACGTCTCAAGGATTGCCTGAAAAACGATCGCGCACGCATCCAAGTGGGCCGGATCTCGCATTTCGGGCTTCTGGAAATGTCCCGTCAGCGCATTCGTGCAAGCGTTCTTGAGAGCACGATGCAGCCCTGCCCCCATTGCGGCGGCACGGGGCATATCCGCTCGGATTCTTCTGTGGCATTGTTCGTGGTTCGCTCCATAGAGGAATATCTTCTCAAGGATGCCCGCAACAATATCGCTGTAAGGACACCCACGCCGACAGCGCTCTATCTCCTCAATCATAAACGCGCCAACCTCGTGGAGATGGAGAACCGCTTTGGTGTGAGCATCACAGTGGAAGCGGATGATGAAGTCGGGGCGCAGCATTTTGCGATCACAAAACAGCAACCGGCAGACAAGTCCGGCATGGAGCAGCCCGTTCCGACTGCTGCCATAGAGGTTGCGGAACCGGAAGAAGCCGCCGCTCCATCGCATGAAGCCACCAATGGCGAGGATGGGGAACCCCGCAAACGTCGGCGCAAGCGCAAACGGCGCGGTGGCCGCAATCGCAACAACAATGGCGAGGCTGCGACCGAGCAGACCCAGAACGACAGCACCGAACACGCTACGGTTGATGAAAATGCCTCCCACGGGAATGCAGGTGACGAAACTGCTGCGGCCGAAGAGGTGAGCGAGACCGTAACCGCCGACGGCGTCGAAGGTGAACGCAAAAAGCGTCATCGCGGCAAACGTGGCGGGCGCAAGAACCGCAGGGAGAGCCAGCCGCAGGATGTGGCTGAGGACGCCGAAAATGTCGCTTCTGAAACGGTGCAGGCCGACACTTCGGACCACACCGAAGCAGCATCGGCAGAGGAGGCTCAAAAAGAGACACCCGCCGACTCCCAGCAGGAAGCTGCAACAGCTGAGAAGCCGGCCAAGAAACCGCGCCGCCGTGCACGCAAGACGTCTTCTCCTGCAGCCGAAGGCAACACACCCGACGATACGAGCAATGGCGCAACACCCACCGCAGAGGAAAAGGCTTCCGAGGAAGTCTCCACCGACACCGCTGCTTCTGAAACGGATGTGACCCCGGCTCCGAAAAAACGTCGGACCTCGACGCGCCGAACGTCCACGAAAGCCAAAGCAGAAAACAACGAAACCCCAACCAAGGATAGTGTCGCGGCGGAAGCCGAACCCGTGGTGTCGTCGTCTGAGACTTCGGAATCTGATCGGCCGCGCAAAACCGGCTGGTGGCAACGCAAGAGTTTCTTCTAG
- a CDS encoding M48 family metalloprotease: MTVTRTIAFLLAAAYLTVVWAPAALAQSRVTVVRDAEIEALVSEYARPILKAAGLSRSGIDIVLVNNRSFNAFVDGRRIFIHTGALTDAETPNEVIGVIAHEAGHIAGGHQERLRQQLKRAQTMAIVSALIGIGAGVAGAASDSRGLASAGVGMAAGGAEMARRSLLGYQRSEEVTADRTAIEYLNRTGQSAKGMLKTFERLAGGMALAGVNVDPYQISHPMPRERIANLEELARKSSHFERKDPPELQLRHDMMRAKIAAYMEGGQAVQRLFRSDPHGIPARYGDAISTYLTGNPRTALQKVDALISQMPRNPYLQELRGDVLIKANRPEEAANAYARALSLAPGTPGLLQVGYGQALLATGKPDLVRKAASELQTGLSREPEYANGYRFLAQAYGQIGEIAAAELATAEGYFHLGQYQDAKIFATRAQKRMKRGTPGWLRAQDIIQYKKPG, encoded by the coding sequence ATGACTGTCACTCGAACGATTGCATTCCTCCTTGCTGCCGCTTATCTGACCGTGGTCTGGGCTCCTGCCGCACTTGCGCAGTCCCGGGTGACCGTTGTCCGCGACGCGGAAATCGAAGCCCTGGTTTCCGAATACGCCCGTCCTATTCTTAAAGCGGCGGGGCTTTCGAGGTCCGGTATCGATATCGTCCTCGTCAACAACCGCAGTTTCAATGCGTTCGTCGATGGGCGCCGCATCTTCATTCATACTGGAGCTTTGACGGACGCGGAGACCCCCAACGAGGTCATCGGCGTGATAGCCCACGAGGCCGGCCATATCGCGGGCGGCCATCAGGAGCGTTTGCGCCAACAGTTGAAACGGGCCCAGACCATGGCGATCGTTTCGGCTCTGATCGGCATCGGAGCGGGCGTAGCCGGCGCGGCCTCCGACTCGCGCGGACTGGCCTCCGCCGGCGTCGGCATGGCGGCTGGAGGCGCCGAGATGGCGCGCCGCAGCCTGCTCGGTTATCAGCGATCTGAAGAAGTCACCGCGGACAGGACCGCGATTGAGTATCTGAATCGCACCGGGCAATCGGCCAAGGGTATGCTCAAGACATTCGAACGTTTGGCCGGTGGCATGGCTCTCGCCGGTGTCAATGTCGACCCTTACCAGATCAGCCATCCAATGCCGCGCGAACGCATTGCCAATCTGGAGGAACTTGCACGCAAGAGCAGCCACTTCGAGCGTAAGGATCCCCCGGAGCTGCAACTGCGTCATGACATGATGCGCGCCAAGATCGCTGCCTATATGGAGGGCGGTCAGGCCGTGCAACGTCTCTTCCGCAGCGATCCCCACGGTATCCCTGCGCGCTATGGCGATGCGATCTCCACATATCTCACCGGCAACCCGCGTACCGCTTTGCAAAAGGTCGATGCGCTGATTTCCCAGATGCCCCGCAACCCGTATCTCCAGGAATTGCGCGGAGATGTTCTCATAAAGGCCAACCGGCCCGAAGAAGCAGCTAACGCCTATGCGCGGGCGCTGTCACTTGCTCCTGGAACTCCGGGCCTGCTGCAGGTGGGCTATGGGCAGGCCCTTCTTGCCACTGGCAAGCCGGATCTGGTCAGAAAGGCCGCTTCGGAGCTGCAGACGGGTCTTTCGCGCGAACCGGAATATGCCAATGGCTATCGCTTCCTCGCTCAGGCTTACGGACAAATCGGGGAAATCGCCGCTGCCGAACTGGCAACGGCGGAAGGCTATTTCCATCTCGGCCAATATCAGGACGCAAAAATCTTTGCGACCAGAGCGCAAAAGCGGATGAAACGCGGCACGCCCGGCTGGCTGCGTGCCCAGGATATCATTCAATACAAGAAACCGGGTTAG